A genomic window from Algoriphagus sp. Y33 includes:
- a CDS encoding TolC family protein: MKIKRSLFLPCFTILLISGSSINVVTAQDTPTFTLRELVQQAKDNSPASLRAKTIKENRYWEFRQFRADYNPQLRFNGTIPSYTRSYSGVTQPDGSIGYREVNQNLVDLGLGLQQVIAPTGGVISVNTSSSRFDNFRNDLNEPRTQFLGTPVNISLQQPIFAYNPFKWNKKISPLLFEESKREYVEEMESVSMQVTSLFFDFLIAQVNVEIATKNLENSEGIYSIEKKRYEKGMTYEDDLLQIELQALQAQQDLAQAKLSLESSLFAVNSYIGLNQNTEIKLFSPTEIPDFHVDVEQAIDLAFQNRSESLGFDRRRLEAEAEVAQARGQRFEATLNASYGTNNTAYSWGDVYQNPNTQALVNLGVSVPILDWGRSKARMAQSMANQRLVDYTVQQDMVNFEEEIFTKVKNFLMIKERLNVTKVADDVAQRRYDIALRRYQTGNVTITNLNIAQNEKDSNKRAFYESLRDYWMAYYELRALTLYDFENGELLYAPELD; this comes from the coding sequence ATGAAAATCAAAAGATCACTTTTTTTACCATGCTTTACTATACTGCTTATTAGTGGATCATCAATTAATGTTGTGACGGCGCAGGACACGCCAACCTTTACTTTGAGGGAGCTGGTTCAGCAGGCAAAGGATAATTCTCCTGCTTCACTCCGGGCCAAGACAATTAAAGAGAATAGATATTGGGAGTTTCGCCAATTTAGGGCAGATTACAACCCCCAGCTTAGATTCAATGGAACTATTCCTTCTTATACCCGATCCTATAGTGGTGTTACTCAGCCTGACGGATCAATAGGATATCGGGAGGTTAATCAGAACTTGGTTGATCTTGGTCTGGGGCTACAGCAAGTAATCGCACCTACAGGAGGAGTGATTTCAGTTAACACATCCAGCAGTCGTTTTGATAATTTTAGAAACGACCTGAACGAGCCAAGAACCCAGTTTTTAGGCACTCCGGTTAATATCAGTTTGCAACAGCCGATTTTTGCATACAATCCATTTAAGTGGAATAAGAAAATTTCACCTTTACTTTTCGAAGAAAGCAAGCGGGAATATGTTGAGGAAATGGAAAGCGTTTCCATGCAGGTGACATCATTGTTCTTTGATTTCTTGATTGCGCAAGTGAATGTTGAAATCGCCACAAAAAATCTTGAAAATTCGGAAGGGATTTACTCAATCGAAAAGAAGCGGTATGAAAAAGGGATGACTTATGAGGATGACTTACTTCAAATAGAACTTCAGGCCTTGCAGGCACAACAGGATTTAGCACAGGCCAAGCTTTCTTTGGAAAGTTCTTTGTTCGCTGTGAATTCTTATATTGGACTTAACCAGAATACTGAGATTAAATTGTTTTCGCCTACAGAAATCCCCGACTTTCATGTGGATGTGGAGCAGGCGATAGATTTGGCATTTCAAAATAGGTCAGAATCCTTGGGGTTTGATCGAAGGAGACTTGAAGCTGAAGCTGAGGTAGCTCAGGCGAGGGGGCAGCGATTCGAAGCTACATTAAACGCCAGCTATGGTACAAATAACACTGCGTACTCTTGGGGAGATGTTTATCAAAACCCAAACACTCAGGCCTTGGTGAATTTAGGAGTCTCAGTGCCTATTCTGGACTGGGGTAGAAGTAAGGCCCGAATGGCACAATCCATGGCAAATCAACGGTTAGTTGATTATACAGTCCAGCAGGATATGGTGAATTTTGAAGAGGAAATCTTCACTAAGGTTAAAAATTTCTTGATGATAAAGGAGCGGTTGAATGTCACGAAAGTAGCCGATGATGTGGCTCAGCGAAGGTATGATATAGCATTACGAAGATATCAGACAGGCAATGTTACTATTACGAATCTCAATATTGCCCAAAATGAAAAAGACTCTAATAAAAGAGCCTTTTATGAATCCTTACGTGATTATTGGATGGCCTACTATGAGTTAAGAGCCCTTACTTTATACGATTTCGAAAATGGGGAGTTGCTTTATGCTCCTGAGCTAGATTAA